The Pyrus communis chromosome 9, drPyrComm1.1, whole genome shotgun sequence genome has a segment encoding these proteins:
- the LOC137746306 gene encoding probable L-type lectin-domain containing receptor kinase S.5 gives MSRMQVSLIRRSAVLLLALLHLCAVNPARSLNFSYPTFRDNVDYEDFVFNNSYIVLNAVQVTPDVSRGASIVNKAGRFLYKKPFKLWGKGKGADRSRASFNSTFVLNIAPKTNPGGEGLAFILTESSALPEKSDGEWLGIVNAASNGSAEAKIVAVEFDTRKSYAEDVNDNHVGLDVNSVYSIQQVPLLGYGVNLSSGTDYTVRIEYANQNITVFVSQTNETTEGMENAPVLSRTLDLSTYLSQEVYVGFSASTGSNTQLNCILSWEFNSSHIDEDSNLLWVWILVPVVVLLLVTGVSCYFFWTRRGENEDVLPRIQDEIQTTSMAPTKFKLKELQRATGRFNPKNKLGKGGFGTVYKGLLGDKEIAVKRVSKNSRQGKQEFIAEVTTIGSLRHKNLVKLIGWCYESHELLIVYEFMPNGSLDRFVYRDESVGTEMGKPTLSWERRRSIIFGVAQALDYLHNGCEKRVLHRDIKASNIMLDSDFIARLGDFGLARTIQQSNLTHHSTNEIAGTPGYMAPETFLTGRATVETDVYAFGVLMLEVVCGRRPGNQNEQNNYNNSIVYWLWDLYRRGRILEAVDSRMDGDIDEDDMACVLMLGLTCCHPNPHERPSMRTVLMVLTREADLPALPQERPAFVWPAMPPSFKDDTESNVAGGQLTPHTELSGR, from the coding sequence ATGAGTAGGATGCAAGTTTCCTTGATACGAAGGTCTGCAGTCCTCCTACTGGCCCTCTTGCACTTGTGTGCTGTTAATCCAGCACGAAGCTTGAATTTTAGCTATCCCACATTTCGAGACAACGTTGATTATGAGGATTTTGTATTCAACAACTCATATATAGTTTTAAACGCCGTCCAAGTGACTCCTGATGTTAGTCGCGGGGCCTCCATCGTGAACAAAGCTGGAAGGTTTTTGTATAAAAAACCATTCAAACTTTGGGGGAAAGGCAAAGGCGCCGATCGCAGCAGAGCTTCTTTCAATTCTACCTTTGTACTTAACATCGCTCCGAAAACCAACCCAGGTGGTGAAGGCTTGGCCTTTATCTTAACCGAAAGCTCCGCTCTTCCGGAGAAAAGCGACGGTGAATGGCTTGGAATTGTAAATGCAGCGTCAAACGGATCTGCTGAAGCTAAAATAGTGGCAGTAGAATTCGACACAAGAAAGAGCTACGCAGAAGATGTGAATGACAACCATGTGGGGTTGGACGTAAACAGCGTTTACTCGATTCAACAAGTGCCTTTGCTTGGCTATGGTGTTAATCTATCAAGCGGAACGGATTACACAGTGAGAATTGAGTATGCCAACCAGAACATCACCGTCTTTGTTTCCCAGACCAATGAAACTACGGAAGGAATGGAGAATGCTCCGGTTTTGTCTCGCACTCTCGATCTCTCAACCTATCTTTCGCAGGAGGTCTATGTTGGATTCTCAGCTTCCACGGGCAGTAACACTCAGCTAAATTGCATCCTGTCGTGGGAGTTCAACTCTTCGCATATAGATGAAGATTCAAACCTGCTGTGGGTTTGGATTCTGGTCCCAGTAGTAGTACTACTTTTGGTAACTGGAGTTTCTTGTTACTTCTTCTGGACAAGGCGAGGTGAAAACGAGGATGTGCTTCCGAGGATTCAAGATGAGATCCAAACAACTTCCATGGCTCCAACAAAATTCAAACTGAAAGAACTTCAAAGAGCAACAGGCAGATTCAATCCCAAGAACAAGCTCGGAAAAGGTGGCTTCGGAACCGTCTATAAGGGACTCCTGGGAGATAAAGAGATAGCAGTCAAGCGAGTCTCAAAGAATTCGCGTCAAGGCAAGCAAGAATTCATAGCAGAAGTCACCACAATCGGCAGCCTTCGTCACAAAAATCTGGTCAAACTAATTGGATGGTGCTACGAAAGCCATGAGCTTCTTATCGTCTATGAGTTCATGCCAAATGGAAGCCTAGACAGATTTGTATACAGGGACGAGAGTGTTGGCACGGAGATGGGCAAACCAACACTGAGCTGGGAAAGAAGGCGCAGCATAATATTTGGAGTTGCTCAGGCACTAGATTATCTTCACAATGGATGTGAGAAGAGAGTGCTTCACAGAGACATCAAAGCCAGCAATATCATGTTGGACTCAGATTTCATCGCGAGGCTGGGAGACTTTGGGCTCGCACGTACCATTCAGCAAAGTAACTTGACTCACCACTCCACAAATGAGATTGCAGGAACGCCAGGCTACATGGCTCCGGAGACATTTCTAACTGGAAGGGCAACTGTTGAGACGGATGTTTATGCATTTGGGGTTCTTATGCTGGAAGTTGTCTGTGGACGAAGGCCTGGTAATCAAAACGAACAGAACAACTACAACAACAGCATAGTGTATTGGCTGTGGGATCTTTATAGAAGAGGAAGGATCCTTGAAGCTGTTGACTCAAGAATGGATGGAGACATCGACGAGGATGATATGGCATGCGTGCTGATGTTGGGGTTAACGTGTTGCCACCCTAATCCACATGAGAGGCCGTCTATGAGAACCGTCCTTATGGTTCTTACAAGGGAAGCTGATCTGCCAGCTTTGCCCCAAGAACGACCTGCTTTTGTGTGGCCGGCCATGCCTCCATCGTTCAAAGACGATACAGAATCTAATGTGGCTGGAGGTCAACTGACTCCACACACAGAACTCAGCGGAAGATGA
- the LOC137744122 gene encoding probable L-type lectin-domain containing receptor kinase S.5, whose protein sequence is MSRMQVSSMRRSAVLLALLHLCAVNPAGSLNFSYPTFRDHVDDEDFLFENSRIYLNAVQVTPDVSNAALIMNQAGRFLYKKRFKLWGKGKASFNSTFVLKIDPKTNPVGEGLAFILTESPTLPEHSEGEWLGIVNATSNGSVKAKIVAVEFDTRKSHAEDVDDNHVGLDVNSVYSIQQVPLLGHGVNLSSGTNYTVRIEYANQNITVFVSQTNETTEGMENAPVLSRTLDLSTYLSQEVYVGFSASTGSNTQLNCILSWEFNSSHIDEDSNLLWVWILVPVVVLLLVTGVSCYFFWTRRGENEDVLPRIQDEIQTTSMAPTKFKLKELQRATGRFNPKNKLGKGGFGTVYKGLLGDKEIAVKRVSKNSRQGKQEFIAEVTTIGSLRHKNLVKLIGWCYESHELLIVYEFMPNGSLDRFIYRDESVGTEMGKPTLSWERRRRIIFGVAQALDYLHNGCEKRVLHRDIKASNIMLDSDFIARLGDFGLARTIQQSNLTHHSTNEIAGTPGYMAPETFLTGRATVETDVYAFGVLMLEVVCGRRPGNQNEQNNYNNSIVYWLWDLYSRGRILEAVDSRMDGDIDEDDMACVLMLGLSCCHPNPHERPSMRTVLMVLTREDDPPALPQERPAFVWPAMPPSFKDDTESNVVEGQMTPLTDLSGR, encoded by the coding sequence ATGAGCAGGATGCAAGTTTCTTCGATGCGAAGGTCTGCAGTCCTACTAGCCCTCTTGCACTTGTGTGCTGTTAATCCAGCAGGAAGCTTGAATTTTAGCTATCCCACATTTCGAGACCACGTTGATGATGAGGATTTTCTATTCGAAAACTCTCGTATATATTTAAACGCCGTCCAGGTAACTCCTGATGTTAGTAACGCGGCCTTGATCATGAACCAAGCTGGAAGGTTTTTGTATAAAAAACGATTCAAACTTTGGGGGAAAGGCAAAGCTTCTTTCAATTCTACCTTTGTACTTAAAATCGATCCCAAAACCAATCCAGTTGGTGAAGGCTTGGCCTTTATCTTAACTGAAAGCCCCACTCTTCCGGAGCACAGCGAGGGTGAATGGCTTGGAATTGTAAATGCAACGTCAAACGGATCTGTTAAAGCTAAAATAGTTGCAGTAGAATTCGACACAAGAAAGAGCCACGCAGAAGATGTGGATGACAACCATGTGGGGTTGGACGTAAACAGCGTTTACTCGATTCAACAAGTGCCTTTGCTTGGCCATGGTGTTAATCTATCAAGCGGAACGAATTACACAGTGAGAATTGAGTATGCCAACCAGAACATCACCGTCTTTGTTTCCCAGACCAATGAAACTACGGAAGGAATGGAGAATGCTCCGGTTTTGTCTCGCACTCTCGATCTCTCAACGTATCTTTCGCAGGAGGTGTATGTTGGATTCTCAGCTTCCACGGGCAGTAACACTCAGCTAAATTGCATCCTGTCGTGGGAGTTCAACTCTTCGCATATAGATGAAGATTCAAACCTGCTGTGGGTTTGGATTCTGGTCCCAGTAGTAGTACTACTTTTGGTAACTGGAGTTTCTTGTTACTTCTTCTGGACAAGGCGAGGTGAAAACGAGGATGTGCTTCCGAGGATTCAAGATGAGATCCAAACAACTTCCATGGCTCCAACAAAATTCAAACTGAAAGAACTTCAAAGAGCAACAGGCAGATTCAATCCCAAGAACAAGCTCGGAAAAGGTGGCTTTGGAACCGTCTATAAGGGACTCCTGGGAGATAAAGAGATAGCAGTCAAGCGAGTCTCAAAGAATTCGCGTCAAGGCAAGCAAGAATTCATAGCAGAAGTCACCACAATCGGCAGCCTTCGTCACAAAAATCTGGTCAAACTAATTGGATGGTGCTACGAAAGCCATGAGCTTCTTATCGTTTATGAGTTCATGCCAAATGGAAGCCTAGACAGATTTATATACAGGGACGAGAGTGTTGGCACGGAGATGGGCAAACCAACACTGAGCTGGGAAAGAAGGCGCCGCATAATATTTGGAGTTGCTCAGGCGCTAGATTATCTTCACAATGGATGTGAGAAGAGAGTGCTTCACAGAGACATCAAAGCCAGCAATATCATGTTGGACTCAGATTTTATCGCGAGGCTGGGAGACTTTGGGCTCGCGCGTACCATTCAGCAAAGTAACTTGACTCACCACTCCACTAATGAGATTGCAGGAACGCCAGGCTACATGGCTCCGGAGACATTTCTTACTGGAAGGGCTACCGTTGAGACGGATGTTTATGCATTTGGTGTTCTTATGCTAGAAGTTGTCTGTGGACGAAGGCCTGGTAATCAAAACGAACAGAACAACTACAACAACAGCATAGTGTATTGGCTGTGGGATCTTTATAGCAGAGGAAGGATCCTTGAAGCTGTTGACTCAAGAATGGATGGAGACATCGATGAGGATGATATGGCATGCGTGCTGATGTTGGGGTTATCGTGTTGCCACCCTAACCCACATGAGAGGCCATCTATGAGAACCGTCCTTATGGTTCTTACAAGGGAAGATGATCCGCCAGCTTTGCCCCAAGAACGACCTGCTTTTGTGTGGCCAGCCATGCCTCCATCTTTCAAAGACGATACAGAATCTAATGTGGTTGAAGGTCAAATGACTCCACTCACAGACCTCAGCGGAAGATGA
- the LOC137744526 gene encoding disease resistance RPP13-like protein 4, with amino-acid sequence MSTPNSSENPNEILSLERIRETIIPSLLAQFSSAIVYLSASHFEMANQFEKLRKDLTYIQHAFTGLKNFEESASNLFKILQQAQHSLRHLLYQQSTRSHILDSQAKQFQPKLQVLNETIIKLKLLLPSPHKLLLSKEKSLLSTGIESHHPNKVLDKLSGLHFSKVFEESPAYKEFQVVYNSLRVTTKLCLLCFAVFPVNEVVKKRVLIQWWVGEGFVNPPVGGKETVLEIADGIFEEITKKGCVEPVNKKRRPSVVHSFKMNPIIRSAVIVIAKEVGFFGFDNKGNPTTEFSWSRRACLMNGSQHLMQVRAHGDPENLQTIFNVNESYPDFSKVEWSKLRNVNVLYLGRWHNRAKHHIEVDDTEFFHGLQYLVKLIFFSLRGISRIMELPDSVCKLVSLRILDLSTCHNLEVLPERIGLLKNLTHLDMSECYLLEHMPKGIALLSELQVLKGFIIREYHKNDTPCTLQDLSALQKLRKLTISTSREDFPSKQELIDFQHLKSLRKLTIVWGGLSIQANAAPELGGPTGTKTHIQENREYFEELEKMDLQCYPRMTAPSWLVPGRPKSLKKLYVRGGPLRNLGHAEENDKWTVEILRLKFLSELKMDWNELQMSFPHLTYVEKFRCPRLTFFPCDESGVWLKPRNGTNEIISAVVAISKEWICRSNFSSSYDSIVLSTSSGIVEQELSEELLGNADK; translated from the exons ATGTCTACTCCCAATTCCTCTGAAAATCCCAATGAAATCTTGTCCCTCGAGAGAATCAGAGAAACCATCATTCCCTCTCTCCTTGCCCAATTCTCCTCGGCCATAGTCTACCTCTCCGCCAGCCACTTTGAAATGGCCAATCAATTTGAAAAATTACGCAAAGACCTCACTTACATCCAGCATGCATTTACAGGACTAAAGAACTTTGAGGAAAGCGCAAGTAATCTTTTCAAGATCCTCCAACAGGCTCAACACAGCCTCCGCCACCTATTGTATCAGCAGTCAACGCGATCCCACATCCTTGACTCACAAGCTAAGCAATTTCAGCCCAAACTGCAGGTGCTCAACGAGACCATCATCAAACTGAAACTCCTACTTCCATCCCCACATAAACTTTTGTTGAGTAAGGAAAAGTCTTTGTTGTCTACTGGCATTGAGTCCCATCATCCCAACAAAGTGCTTGACAAATTGTCTGGCTTACACTTCAGTAAGGTGTTTGAAGAAAGCCCGGCTTATAAAGAATTTCAGGTTGTTTATAACAGTCTTCGTGTTACTACGAAGCTCTGTTTGTTGTGTTTTGCCGTGTTTCCTGTGAATGAGGTTGTAAAGAAGAGGGTTTTGATACAATGGTGGGTTGGAGAAGGGTTTGTGAATCCTCCGGTTGGTGGCAAAGAGACGGTTCTGGAAATTGCTGATGGTATATTTGAAGAAATAACAAAGAAGGGCTGCGTTGAACCTGTTAATAAGAAACGGAGACCTTCCGTGGTGCATAGTTTTAAAATGAATCCTATTATTCGTTCTGCGGTGATTGTTATTGCCAAAGAAGTGGGATTCTTTGGTTTTGACAATAAGGGGAACCCCACAACCGAATTTTCATGGTCTCGACGTGCGTGTTTGATGAATGGTTCTCAGCATCTGATGCAGGTAAGAGCTCATGGCGATCCAGAAAACCTGCAGACGATATTCAATGTCAATGAGTCCTATCCAGATTTTTCCAAAGTGGAGTGGTCCAAGTTGAGGAATGTGAATGTTCTTTATCTTGGAAGGTGGCACAACAGAGCTAAGCATCACATTGAAGTAGATGACACTGAATTCTTCCACGGGTTGCAGTATTTGGTAAAGTTGATATTTTTCAGTCTACGAGGAATATCGAGGATCATGGAGCTTCCTGATTCTGTATGCAAGCTTGTTAGTTTGAGGATCTTGGATCTCAGTACCTGTCACAACTTAGAGGTACTTCCGGAAAGAATAGGCTTGCTTAAGAATCTCACACACTTGGATATGTCCGAGTGTTACTTGCTAGAGCATATGCCTAAGGGGATTGCCTTGCTCTCAGAACTTCAAGTTCTTAAAGGATTCATAATTCGCGAATATCATAAGAATGATACTCCATGTACTCTTCAGGATTTGTCAGCATTGCAGAAGTTGAGGAAATTGACAATCAGCACTAGCAGGGAAGATTTTCCCAGCAAACAAGAGCTAATTGATTTCCAACATCTTAAATCACTTCGAAAGCTGACAATAGTGTGGGGAGGGTTATCCATCCAAGCCAATGCTGCACCAGAGCTGGGAGGACCAACTGGGACCAAAACTCATATTCAGGAAAATCGAGAATATTTTGAGGAACTTGAGAAGATGGACCTTCAGTGCTATCCTAGGATGACAGCACCTAGCTGGTTGGTGCCCGGTAGGCCTAAGAGCCTAAAAAAGCTCTACGTTAGAGGAGGGCCGCTTCGAAATCTAGGTCATGCGGAGGAGAATGACAAGTGGACAGTTGAGATATTACGTCTGAAGTTCTTGAGTGAATTAAAGATGGACTGGAATGAACTGCAGATGTCATTTCCACATTtaacatatgtggagaaatTTAGATGCCCTAGGCTCACTTTCTTCCCATGTGATGAGAGTGGAGTCTGGTTGAAACCGCGAAATGGAACGAATGAAATCATCTCCGC AGTTGTTGCGATCAGCAAAGAATGGATTTGCAGATCTAATTTTAGCAGCTCTTACGATTCGATAGTGCTGTCAACTTCTTCTGGCATTGTGGAACAGGAATTAAGCGAGGAATTACTTGGCAATGCAGACAAGTGA